Genomic window (Pseudanabaena sp. FACHB-2040):
AACGTCCGCATTCTAGAGTTGGTCAAGAACCCGGAAGAGCGCCTTCGGTATATCCAACAAACCATTGAGAACGGATGGAGCCGCAACGTCTTAGTGATGCAAATTGAGAGCGGTCTGTATAAGCGACAAGGTGGTGCGATCAGCAACTTTGATCGCACGCTTCCTTCACCCCAGTCTGACCTCGCCCAGCAAATAATCAAGGATCCATACAATTTTGACTTCCTTACTCTGGCTAAGGGTGCTCGAGAGCGGGAGCTGGAGAAAGGACTTGTTGATCACATCCGAGATTTCCTACTGGAGTTAGGACTGGGCTTTGCCTTCCTAGGGAGCCAATACCCCATTGAAGTAGATGGTAGGGAGTATCGCCTTGATCTTCTCTTCTATCACATTCACCTAAGGTGCTTTGTAGTGATTGACCTCAAGATGGGTGAGTTTATTCCTGAGTATTCGGGGAAGATGAACTTCTACGTGTCGGCTGTGGATGACATGCTGAAAAATCCCAGCGACAACCCTACGATAGGGATCATTCTCTGCAAGTCAAAAAGCAAAACCACCGCCGAGTACGCCCTGCGAAACCTTAGCACCCCTGTTGCTATCTCCACCCACCACCTCCCTGATCAGCTTCAAGACAACCTCCCTTCCATTGAGCAGCTGGAGATGGAGTTGTCTACGGTTATTGCAGAGGTTGCAAACGAAGCAGAAGCTGCCTCGGATAAGTAATTTAAGTTCTACACGGCAAGAGAGACAAAAACGCCAGCTTTTTTGAGATCTTTCAGAAAAGAAGT
Coding sequences:
- a CDS encoding PDDEXK nuclease domain-containing protein, which produces MPKQSFLLSDSNYAAFLDELKGRIRNAQVKAALAVNQELIRLYWQLGREILVKQKQEGWGARIIERLAKDLKQEFPEMKGFSRSNLKYMRAFADAYSEEQIGQQLVGQIPWGHNVRILELVKNPEERLRYIQQTIENGWSRNVLVMQIESGLYKRQGGAISNFDRTLPSPQSDLAQQIIKDPYNFDFLTLAKGARERELEKGLVDHIRDFLLELGLGFAFLGSQYPIEVDGREYRLDLLFYHIHLRCFVVIDLKMGEFIPEYSGKMNFYVSAVDDMLKNPSDNPTIGIILCKSKSKTTAEYALRNLSTPVAISTHHLPDQLQDNLPSIEQLEMELSTVIAEVANEAEAASDK